The following proteins are co-located in the Parcubacteria group bacterium ADurb.Bin159 genome:
- a CDS encoding hypothetical protein (DNA repair protein RadA homolog) — protein sequence MGGGIVPGSLVLLGGEPGIGKSTLVLEAAANLKKPVLYVSAEESAPQIKMRADRLEIDQSFLHFFTSQDISEIIDTALKIKPALLVIDSIQTIGQSNMGSVNQVRLTTTALLNFAKSTNIPVFIIGHITKEGAVAGPKTLEHLVDTVLYLEGDPYHYFRLLKVNKNRFGPTQEVGVFTLEKTGFKEVKDPSGVFLTEDKEKEPGSIVGAVLVGSRIFLTEIQALTNPTFYPYPQRKVKGIDLKRAELLIAVLSQRANIKLAHLDIYLNVIGGLFVKESAVDLPVSLAIAGAIKNKKSLPGLAVFGEVGLDGRLRSVNFTKERIKTAIKLGFKKIILAQGKERIKSSQAEIIPVKNLSEAIDKSFL from the coding sequence TTGGGTGGAGGTATTGTTCCCGGTTCTTTGGTTCTTTTGGGCGGAGAACCGGGAATTGGCAAAAGCACTTTAGTTTTAGAAGCAGCGGCTAATTTGAAAAAGCCGGTTCTTTATGTTTCTGCCGAAGAATCGGCTCCACAAATAAAAATGAGAGCTGATAGATTAGAGATTGATCAAAGTTTTCTACATTTTTTTACTAGTCAGGATATCTCAGAAATTATTGATACGGCTTTAAAAATAAAGCCGGCTTTGTTAGTGATTGATTCTATCCAAACTATTGGCCAAAGCAATATGGGGAGCGTTAATCAAGTGCGTCTTACCACAACCGCTTTGCTTAATTTTGCCAAATCAACCAATATCCCTGTTTTCATTATTGGCCATATTACTAAAGAAGGAGCAGTAGCCGGGCCTAAAACTTTGGAGCATTTAGTGGATACGGTTCTTTATTTAGAGGGGGACCCTTATCATTACTTTCGTTTGCTTAAGGTGAATAAAAATCGTTTTGGGCCGACTCAAGAGGTGGGGGTTTTTACTTTAGAAAAAACAGGGTTTAAAGAAGTTAAAGATCCAAGCGGCGTATTTTTAACCGAAGATAAAGAAAAAGAGCCCGGTTCAATAGTCGGGGCAGTGCTGGTAGGGAGCAGAATTTTTTTAACCGAAATTCAGGCTTTAACTAATCCTACTTTTTATCCTTATCCTCAAAGAAAAGTAAAGGGGATAGATTTAAAAAGGGCTGAGCTTTTAATCGCCGTTCTCTCTCAAAGAGCCAATATAAAATTAGCCCATTTGGATATTTATCTTAATGTTATTGGCGGTCTTTTTGTTAAAGAATCAGCAGTGGATCTGCCTGTTTCTTTAGCCATAGCCGGAGCCATAAAAAACAAAAAAAGTTTACCCGGGTTGGCGGTTTTCGGCGAAGTTGGTCTTGATGGCCGATTACGTTCGGTTAATTTTACCAAAGAAAGAATAAAAACAGCCATAAAGCTTGGATTTAAAAAAATAATCCTTGCTCAGGGCAAGGAAAGAATAAAATCTTCTCAAGCGGAGATTATTCCTGTAAAAAATTTATCCGAAGCTATTGATAAATCTTTTTTATAA
- a CDS encoding putative aminodeoxychorismate lyase, which translates to MKNQLKNIIIYLVIFCFLVFFCGYIIWQIQPPSQEKKSVTFIINEGEGINEIGNKLKTKGLVKNSFFFALSSYFTGAWTKFQAGEYDLSPDMNHFLIIKTFLNGPKPQEKTITILEGWTNNDIALYLENQNVVKKEDFLKALQEIDTSSYDFLKDKPQTAGLEGYLFPDTYRIYAKSSPEAIISKMLQNFQNKFNKEKIKAVNEQKRTIFEVVTLASLIEKEAKDKEDRRIVSGIFQKRLEMGMSLESCATINYLLEKPKEKLTNEDLKIDSPYNTYLYPGLPPGPINNPGLESIEAAIWPIKTDYLYFLAGPEGKNVYAKTFEEHQKNKEKYLK; encoded by the coding sequence ATGAAAAACCAATTGAAAAATATAATTATTTATCTTGTTATTTTTTGTTTCCTTGTTTTCTTTTGCGGTTATATTATTTGGCAAATTCAACCTCCTTCCCAAGAAAAAAAATCCGTTACTTTTATAATTAATGAAGGAGAAGGCATAAATGAAATCGGAAATAAATTAAAGACAAAAGGATTGGTTAAAAATAGTTTTTTCTTTGCTTTGTCGTCTTATTTCACCGGCGCATGGACAAAATTTCAAGCCGGCGAATATGATTTAAGCCCTGATATGAACCATTTTTTAATCATTAAGACCTTTTTAAACGGACCAAAACCTCAAGAAAAAACTATTACTATTTTAGAAGGGTGGACAAATAATGATATCGCTTTATATTTAGAAAATCAGAATGTAGTCAAAAAAGAGGATTTTTTAAAAGCTCTCCAAGAAATTGATACTTCCTCTTATGATTTTCTAAAAGATAAGCCCCAAACTGCTGGTTTAGAGGGTTATCTTTTTCCTGATACTTACCGCATTTACGCTAAAAGCAGTCCAGAGGCGATTATTTCAAAAATGCTTCAAAATTTTCAAAATAAATTTAATAAAGAAAAGATTAAAGCGGTTAATGAACAAAAAAGAACTATTTTTGAAGTTGTTACTTTAGCTTCTTTAATTGAGAAAGAGGCTAAAGACAAAGAGGACAGGAGAATTGTTTCAGGAATCTTCCAAAAACGATTAGAAATGGGTATGTCCCTTGAATCTTGCGCTACTATAAATTATCTTTTAGAAAAGCCGAAGGAAAAATTAACCAATGAAGATTTAAAAATAGATTCTCCTTATAATACTTATCTTTATCCTGGTTTGCCTCCAGGTCCGATAAACAATCCAGGATTAGAATCTATAGAAGCGGCTATTTGGCCTATAAAAACTGATTATCTCTATTTTTTAGCCGGACCGGAAGGAAAAAATGTTTATGCTAAAACATTTGAAGAACACCAAAAAAATAAAGAAAAGTATTTGAAATAA
- the ychF gene encoding Ribosome-binding ATPase YchF, whose product MSLSLGIVGLPNVGKSTLFKALTKRQVDISNYPFCTISPNVGVVNVPDERIDKLAEVLKPEKILRATIEFWDLAGLVKGAHKGEGLGNQFLEQIRRVDALCHLVRVFPSENVSHVSGSINPLRDISIINLELILSDLSLVSKNLMALEKKVKSSHSKEEEKIKDVLALAAKNLEEGKMIKDLIVDEEDKERLNQFNLLTNKPILYIFNVSEEQLNSKDWPKIPEPNLAICCQLEADLSDLSEKEAQDYIRELNISENGLDKLIKSAYQLLDIITFFTIQNNILQSWTVPRGVSVKKAAGKIHSDFEEKFIRAEVMRWEDLVLFGSEAKVREAGKIRTEGKDYLVSDGDIIHFKI is encoded by the coding sequence ATGTCTCTTTCTCTGGGCATTGTTGGTTTGCCTAATGTGGGCAAATCAACCCTTTTTAAGGCCTTAACAAAAAGACAAGTGGATATTTCCAATTATCCTTTTTGTACTATTTCGCCCAATGTGGGCGTGGTAAATGTACCTGATGAAAGAATTGATAAATTGGCAGAAGTTTTGAAACCCGAAAAAATTTTAAGAGCCACTATTGAGTTTTGGGACTTGGCGGGTTTAGTAAAAGGAGCGCATAAAGGAGAGGGGCTGGGCAATCAATTTTTGGAGCAAATTAGGAGAGTTGATGCACTTTGTCATTTAGTTCGGGTTTTCCCTTCGGAAAACGTAAGCCATGTAAGCGGGAGCATTAATCCATTAAGAGATATTAGCATAATCAATTTAGAACTTATTCTTTCTGATCTTTCTTTGGTTTCTAAAAATTTAATGGCTTTAGAAAAAAAAGTTAAAAGCAGTCATTCCAAAGAAGAAGAAAAAATAAAAGATGTTTTAGCATTAGCAGCTAAAAATTTAGAAGAAGGAAAAATGATTAAAGATTTAATTGTTGACGAAGAAGATAAAGAGCGGCTTAATCAATTTAATTTATTAACCAATAAACCAATTCTTTATATTTTTAATGTTTCAGAAGAACAATTAAACAGTAAAGATTGGCCTAAAATTCCTGAGCCGAATTTGGCAATTTGTTGCCAATTAGAAGCAGATCTTAGTGATTTGTCCGAAAAAGAAGCCCAAGATTATATTCGCGAATTAAATATTAGTGAAAACGGATTAGATAAGCTAATAAAATCCGCTTACCAACTGCTCGATATCATTACTTTTTTTACCATTCAAAATAACATTCTCCAATCCTGGACTGTTCCCCGTGGTGTTTCAGTTAAAAAAGCAGCAGGAAAAATTCATAGCGATTTTGAAGAAAAATTTATTCGTGCCGAAGTAATGAGATGGGAGGATTTAGTTTTATTTGGTTCAGAGGCAAAAGTTAGAGAGGCGGGTAAAATTAGAACCGAAGGCAAAGATTATTTAGTAAGCGATGGCGACATTATCCATTTCAAAATTTAA
- the yocK gene encoding General stress protein 16O: protein MFSSYPSFKAILEEKQRKTEEKLEAIAKKSARPGNGYTTIFPTIGQSEDENADEVANYTDLISLKSNLEEELEEINLALEKIKKGTYGICEKCGKKISRAKLEVTPTTRFCLKCKEK, encoded by the coding sequence ATGTTTTCTTCTTACCCTTCCTTTAAAGCAATTTTAGAGGAGAAACAAAGAAAAACCGAAGAAAAGTTAGAGGCAATCGCCAAAAAAAGCGCTCGACCGGGAAATGGTTATACAACAATTTTTCCTACTATTGGCCAAAGTGAAGACGAAAATGCCGATGAAGTAGCTAACTATACTGACCTTATTTCCTTAAAAAGCAATCTTGAAGAAGAACTCGAAGAGATTAATTTGGCTTTAGAGAAAATCAAAAAAGGAACCTATGGGATTTGCGAAAAGTGCGGTAAAAAAATCAGCCGGGCTAAGTTAGAAGTAACGCCTACCACGCGTTTTTGCCTAAAATGTAAAGAAAAATAA
- the rplT gene encoding 50S ribosomal protein L20, whose amino-acid sequence MTRVKRGKTHLKRRKKILKSTKGYKWGRKNKPKLAKTATLKAGAYAWRDRRAKKRDFRRLWQININAACRMRGTTYSKFINNLSKNKIELNRKILAELALKYPKFFSKIVDSLKSK is encoded by the coding sequence ATGACCAGAGTAAAACGCGGTAAAACACATCTTAAAAGAAGAAAAAAAATTTTGAAATCAACCAAGGGATATAAATGGGGGAGAAAAAACAAGCCGAAATTAGCTAAAACAGCCACGCTAAAAGCCGGCGCTTATGCTTGGCGAGACAGGCGAGCGAAAAAAAGAGATTTTCGCCGTCTTTGGCAAATAAACATTAATGCCGCTTGCCGAATGAGAGGAACGACTTATTCTAAATTTATTAATAATCTATCAAAAAACAAAATTGAACTTAATCGAAAAATTTTAGCTGAATTAGCTTTAAAATATCCTAAATTTTTTTCTAAAATTGTTGATTCTCTTAAATCTAAATAA
- a CDS encoding 50S ribosomal protein L35 encodes MGKTKKSIKKRFKVTKNKKLLCQKSGQDHFNSREPGKVTRNKKKYKKIPKEFLKTVRQVI; translated from the coding sequence ATGGGAAAAACAAAAAAAAGCATCAAAAAAAGGTTTAAGGTAACTAAAAATAAAAAATTACTTTGCCAAAAATCCGGCCAAGATCATTTTAATTCCCGTGAACCAGGAAAAGTAACTCGAAACAAAAAAAAGTACAAAAAAATTCCTAAGGAATTTTTGAAAACTGTTCGTCAAGTAATTTAA